In one window of Oryza sativa Japonica Group chromosome 9, ASM3414082v1 DNA:
- the LOC107278067 gene encoding bidirectional sugar transporter SWEET11: MDHLWASVFGILGNIVSFLVFLAPMPTFLRVYRKKSTEGFSSVPYVVALFSCTLWILYAMVKTNSSPLLTINAFGCVVEAAYIAVYLVYAPRPARLRALTSFLLLNVAAFSLVVVVTVAAVAQPHRVRVLGSICLAFSMAVFVAPMSVIMVVIKTKSAEFMPFSLSFFLTLSAVAWFFYGLFTNDLYVTLPNVGGFFFGCVQMALYFKYRKPNTAAGGVMILPTTAAAAAVDGAVAEPAAAAQQLAEELEMELAAAGAHAVAVLPASALPVLAELHKMEQEIGTPRKGATKTV; this comes from the exons atgGATCACCTTTGGGCCTCTGTCTTTGGGATTCTTG GAAACATCGTCTCATTCCTGGTTTTCCTCGCACCGAT GCCGACGTTCCTGAGGGTGTACAGGAAGAAGTCGACGGAGGGGTTCAGCTCGGTGCCGTACGTGGTGGCGCTCTTCAGCTGCACGCTGTGGATACTGTACGCCATGGTGAAGACCAACTCCAGCCCCCTCCTCACCATCAACGCCTTCGGCTGCGTCGTCGAGGCCGCCTACATCGCCGTCTACCTCGTCTACGCCCCCAGGCCGGCCAGGCTCAGGGCGCtcacctccttcctcctcctcaacgtcgccgccttctccctcgtcgtcgtcgtcaccgtcgccgccgtcgcccagcCCCACCGCGTCAGGGTGCTCGGCTCCATCTGCCTCGCCTTCTCCATGGCCGTCTTCGTCGCCCCCATGAGCGTCATC ATGGTGGTGATCAAGACGAAAAGCGCGGAGTTCATGCCGTTCTCGctctccttcttcctcacgctcaGCGCCGTCGCCTGGTTCTTCTACGGCCTCTTCACCAACGACCTCTACGTCACG CTTCCGAACGTGGGAGGCTTCTTCTTCGGCTGCGTCCAGATGGCGCTCTACTTCAAATACCGGAAGCCCAAtacggctgccggcggcgtgaTGATcctgccgacgacggcggctgcggcggcggtcgaCGGCGCCGTGGCTgagcctgcggcggcggcgcagcagctgGCGGAGGAGCTGGAAATGGAGCTCGCGGCCGCAGGCGCGCACGCGGTGGCCGTGCTGCCGGCGAGCGCGCTGCCCGTGCTGGCCGAGCTGCACAAGATGGAGCAGGAGATCGGGACGCCGCGCAAGGGCGCCACCAAGACCGTCTGA
- the LOC4347526 gene encoding probable protein S-acyltransferase 7, producing MYVPPSRGGGGGAAGGGEQPRVYQVWRGSNEFFLQGRFIFGPDVRSLFLTIFLILAPVLVFCIFVARHLINDFPDHWGVSVMVVVVVFTIYDLTLLLLTSGRDPGIVPRNTHPPEPESIDGGSDMGNGQTPQQLRLPRTKDVFVNGVIVKVKYCDTCMLYRPPRCSHCSICNNCVERFDHHCPWVGQCIGRRNYRFFYMFVFSTTLLCLYVFGFCWVYIVKIRDAENSTIWKAMLKTPASIVLIIYCFICVWFVGGLSVFHFYLMSTNQTTYENFRYRYDRRANPYNRGMVNNFLEIFCTAIPPSKNNFRARVPVDQGLQQTRTPARGFMSPNMGKPVGDLELGRKPVSWDEPRSAADIRDLEVGLGGLLDEKEGRIAHASPDLSLPGELVEGRAGMHSRRSSWGHRSGTSESMDSIAVQMGTEANWGSISSGHGTTSSTH from the exons ATGTACGTGCCCCcgtcccgcggcggcgggggaggcgcggctggcggcggcgagcagcctaGGGTTTACCAAGTTTGGCGGGGAAGCAAC GAGTTTTTCTTGCAAGGCCGGTTCATTTTTGGACCAGATGTGAGATCTTTGTTTCTCACTATATTCCTCATTCTTGCACCAGTATTAGTCTTCTGTATATTTGTGGCTAGACATCTGATCAATGACTTCCCTGATCACTGGGGAGTTTCAGTTATGGTCGTAGTGGTCGTCTTCACAATATAT GATTTGACATTGCTGCTTCTTACCTCTGGTAGAGATCCTGGTATAGTACCACGTAATACTCACCCACCTGAGCCTGAATCGATTGATGGAGGCAGTGATATGGGAAATGGACAGACTCCACAACAACTACGTTTACCACGCACGAAGGATGTTTTCGTTAATGGAGTAATTGTGAAGGTCAAATACTGTGATACCTGCATGCTGTACCGGCCACCTCGATGCTCTCACTGTTCTATATGTAATAACTGTGTGGAGCGTTTTGATCATCACTGCCCTTGGGTTGGGCAATGCATTGGAAGG CGAAATTACCGATTCTTCTACATGTTTGTATTCTCAACCACATTGCTGTGCCTCTATGTCTTTGGCTTCTGTTGGGTGTACATTGTTAAAATAAGAGATGCTGAAAATTCAACGATATGGAAAGCAATGTTAAAGACACCGGCATCAATTGTCCTGATCATCTACTGCTTTATTTGCGTGTGGTTCGTTGGTGGTCTGTCTGTCTTTCATTTCTACCTGATGAGCACCAATCAG ACAACCTATGAGAACTTTAGGTATCGGTACGATCGGCGGGCTAACCCATATAACAGAGGTATGGTGAACAACTTTCTGGAGATCTTCTGCACTGCAATTCCTCCTTCCAAGAACAATTTTCGAGCTAGGGTCCCAGTGGATCAAGGTTTACAACAAACACGCACGCCTGCTAGGGGTTTCATGAGCCCGAACATGGGTAAACCAGTTGGAGATCTTGAATTGGGTAGGAAACCCGTATCATGGGATGAGCCTCGGTCAGCAGCAGATATCAGAGATTTGGAAGTTGGCCTTGGGGGTCTTTTGGATGAGAAAGAGGGTAGAATAGCCCATGCATCCCCAGATCTTTCTCTTCCGGGTGAGCTTGTGGAAGGTAGGGCTGGTATGCATTCGAGACGATCAAGTTGGGGTCACAGAAGCGGAACCTCAGAGTCGATGGACAGCATCGCTGTGCAAATGGGAACCGAAGCTAACTGGGGTTCAATCAGCAGCGGCCATGGTACCACCAGTTCAACTCACTAG